The genomic segment TTATCTATCTTTTTGTCCTTTTTGGCTCATTGCTTGAGAGGGCAGGTGCTGGGCAATATTTCATAAATTTAGCTTTCTCTCTTCTTGGCAAATATAGAGGTGGCCCAGCTAAGGCTTCAGTCATCGCAAGTGGCCTAACAGGCATGGTTTCAGGCAGCTCCACAGCAAATGTTGTAACAGTTGGTACATTTACCATACCACTTATGAAAAAAGCCGGTCTTTCGCGCACAAAAGCTGGAGCCATCGAGGTTGCAGCTGGTGTAAATGGTCAGCTCATGCCTCCGATCATGGGCGCAGCTGCTTTTATCATCGCTGAATTTTTAGGTATGACATATACAAATGTCATGATGGCAGCGGTAATTCCGGCTTTTGCTTGCTATTTGTCACTATTTTTTATCGTTCATTTAGAGAGTGTGAAGCTTGGCTTAAAAGGTATAAATCAAAGCGAATTTCACTCAAGATTTAAAATTTTTGTAAGCGGACTTCACTATATAACTCCGATTTTGATTTTGCTTTATACGCTATTAATCGCAAAAGAGTCAGCCATCGCTGCGGCGTTTAATGCGATTGGATTTTTATTTTTAATAATGATCTTTCAAGAGCCAGTTAAAAAGCTAGCAAGTGGCGAAAAAGTTGGAATAAATGATGTGTTAATAGGCTTTGAAGATATATTTTGGGCGATGGTTGCAGCCGCAAAAAGTATGACAACGATCGCCATTGCAACCGCACTTGCAGGTATCATCGTGGGTTCTATCTCTCTAACTGGCCTTGGTCAAGTACTTTCAGATCTAGTTGAGTTACTTGCTGGTGATAATATAGTTATGATATTGCTTCTTACTGCTATGATGTCGCTAATACTAGGGATGGGTCTTCCAACAACAGCAAACTATATCGTAGTTTCAAGCCTTGTGGCACCTGTTATTTTATTTTTGGCGCATAAAAATGGCTTTTTAATTCCTGCTATCGCCGTGCATCTTTTTGTCTTTTACTTTGGAATTTTAGCTGATGACACGCCACCAGTTGGTATCGCAGCTTATGCAGCAGCTGGTATCGCCAAAGCAAATCCTATAACTGTTGGCGTTCAAGGATTCTTTTATGATCTAAGAACGGCGATCTTACCATTTGCTTTTTTCTTTAACAACAAACTTATGCTAATAGAAAGCGTAAATGAGGGCGATCCGCTTGATTCAAAAGGAATAGTCTGGATGAGTAATCCGCTTGAAATTTTACTTGTCTTTGGTATGGCGATCGTGGGAATGTTTGCATTTTCAAGCTTACTTCAAGGCTACTATGTCACAAAGCTTAGGATCTGGGAGCGTATTCTTTTGATCCCTGTTGTGCCACTAGCTCTTGTGCCAAATATATGTGCGAAATTTAATCTTATACCAAACGAATACACTGCTTATATCGTAGCTGCTGTGCTTTATGGATTTGTTTTTATGACTCAATGGGGCATTAAAGACAAGCCGCTTGATCAAATAAAAATAATCTAATCTTAGGCAAGAGCATTCTTGCCTAAATTTCTAATATAAGTTTTTAGACTATCTTTATACAAGGATATTGGTGTAATAAATAAAATAAGAAATTTTTAGGCTCGTAAGCCTAAAAATTATAGTTGTTTTGAGCGTCTTAGATCGCCTGCAAATTCGCAAGACATCTTATCGCCTAATTCGCAGCCTTTTACTAAAAATTCATAAGCTTTTTTAAATTCCTTAGCTTCTATTAAGATAGAACCTACCATCTCGCAAGAATATCCATTATTCTTCTCACAAGCTTTATTAAAAAGTTCTCTTGCTTTTTGTGGCTCAGTATTTAGATAAAGTCCACCAGCTGCCGAGCAACCTTCAACCTCACCAGCTTCGCAAGCTTTGTTATAGTACTCTAAGGCCTTGCTTGGATTAGGTAGAGCTGTTTTTCCTAGTTGGTAAATCGCTCCAACTTTTACGCAAGATTTTACGTCATTTGCCAAACATCCTGCTTCAAATTTAGCCAAAGCTTCTTTAAAATTTGAGCTCCCATATGCCTTTAGGCCATCTTCAAAGTTACCTGCAAAAGCACAAGTGGCTAAGATTGAGATAAAAATCATTTTTTTCATTGAAATTCCCTTTTTGTGAATTAACATGCGATTTTAGCATATTAATTTTTACACTTACTTGATGAAAAATAATTACGCTTTTAAAATTTGCTCTTGTTTTTTATAATCAGGCATGATTTTTTCTATAAAATCGTAAAAACTTTTTTGATGATGTGGATAGAGCAGGTGTGTTAGCTCGTGAAGAACGACGTAGCGTACGGCTGAGAGCGGCTTTTCTATGAGTCTTAGGCTTAGGTTTATGTAGCCCTTTTTGTGATTGCAGCTGCCCCAGCGAGTTTTGCTATTTCGTATGACTATACGCTTGATTGGTTTGTTTATAAAAGGCTGAAAATAGCTCACAAGCTCTAAAAATAGCTCTTTTGCTCTTACTTTTACAAAACGCTCAAGGCTTTTTAAATTTGGCGTAAAGACAAACTCGCCATCAAAAAATGGCTCTTTAAAATTTTCATCAAATTTTATCTTATAAATTTGCCCAAGAAATTTCATCTCATCATCTTTTGGTAAATTCAAAAGAGCTTTTTTGTAAGTATTTTCAAGCCAAATTCTGTGCATCTCAAGAAAGCTAAGAGCCATCTTTTGTGTGCTATAAAATGGCATAGATAGCGTGATCTTAGCATCCTTGCCAACTCTTAGACGCATGGATTTTACATTTGTTTTAAAATTTATTAAAACGCTTAGCCCATAAAAGTCTAAATTTATGCTCTTTTGCTTTAAACTAGGCGTTTTTCTTGCCATTTTTTACTTCTCCAACGCCACGTATTTGCAAGACCTCTTAGCCACTCATCAGCACAAAATCCTATCCAAACGCCGATAATTCCCCAGCCAAGATAGATGCCTAAAAAATATCCAAGTGGTAGCGAAAGCCCCCACATAAAGATAAGGCCGGTTACTAGTGGAAATTTTGCATCACCACTTGCACGAAGGGCATTTACGATGACTATGTTAAAGGTTCTACCCGCTTCAAGAAATATCGAAAGTGTAAAAAGCGGTAGCATGATCGCACGTAAATTTTCGTTTAAATTTAGTGCGTCCATGATTTGATGCTTTAGCGCATAAGCTATAAGTACGACTACGAGCGTTATAAAAACGCCGAGTCTTAGCGCCCTAAATGTCCTTGTATAGGCCTCGTTAAACTCGCTTGCTCCAACTAAATGTCCTACAATGACCTCGTTTGCCACGCTAATGCTCGCTCCACAAAGCAAGATAAGAAGCGTGATCTGAAAGTAAATGGTCTGCACGCTAAGGCTAGCCTCGCCCATGCTTGCCACAAAGCCAAAAGCGACCATATATTGTGCCATCCAGAGTAAATTTTCGCCTGCACTTGGAAGGCCAATTGAGAGGATTTTCTTTAAAATTTCAAATGGTACGACAAGTAGCTTTTTAAAGTAAATTTTAACTTTTGCCTTTTGACTTAGCATATAAGCTAGCACAAAAATGCCTACTAATCTGCCAACAAGTGTCGAGATAGCGACTCCTTGTAAGCCTAAATTTGGTAGATTAAACCAGCCAAAAAGGGAGATGGCATTGCCTAAAATCGTAATTACGTTCATTAAAACCGAAGTTAGCATAACAGCAGTTGCTAGATTATAAACACGAAGTACCGCAGCTAGCACCATACCGATACCATCAAAAAGTAGGGCAAAGCCAAGGATGTGAAGATATGAGAAGCTATCATTTATAAGCTCTTTTGGCACGTTTAGTAAATTTAAGATGTTGTAGCCAAAGACGTAGATGACGATAGCTGAGAAGATACCAAAGAGCGTATTTGACGTGATGCTTGCGTGTATGACGTTTGAAGCAAGATCGTTCTTTTTAGCTCCCAGTGCTTGGGCAACGACAACCGAGCAGCCAATGCTTAGGAAGTTAAAAATGGTCATAAAAAGATCCATCACTTGATTGCCAGCACCCATTGCACCAACTAGATGTACACTCACTTTTGTCACCATGTAGGTGTTGATAATAAGCGTAATGAAGTGTAAAAACATATCCAAAAATATCGGAACTACGAGTTTTCTCATAGATAAATTCATTAAATTTTCCTTAATTATTTTAAAATTTTTGGCGATTATAGCCAAAATTAGGTTTTAGCTCCCTTTTGATATAATCGCGAGAAATTTAAAAAATGAGAGAAAAATGGCATTAATCGACCTGATAGACGTAAGTAAAAAATTTGGTGCAAATGAGATTTTAAACGCTGTAAATTTTAGTGTAAATGAAAATGAAAAGATAGCGATCATCGGCAAAAACGGCAGTGGCAAAAGTACACTTATGAAGATCATCTCTGGCGAGGTGGCAGTAGATAGTGGCAGACGCATAGTGCAGAGCCTAATAAGCGTCGAGATGCTAGCTCAAACTCCAAATTTTAACGCAACTTTTACCGTAAGGCAGGCACTAAATAACGAGCTAAAAGAGATATTTGACGCGATAAGCGAATATGAAAAGAGTGGCGTTTTACTAGCAAATGATCCAGAGAACAAAGAAATTTTAAAAGAGCAAGAGAGACTTATAAAATTTATAGAAGCAAAAGATGGCTGGAATATTGAGC from the Campylobacter concisus genome contains:
- a CDS encoding M48 family metallopeptidase, producing the protein MARKTPSLKQKSINLDFYGLSVLINFKTNVKSMRLRVGKDAKITLSMPFYSTQKMALSFLEMHRIWLENTYKKALLNLPKDDEMKFLGQIYKIKFDENFKEPFFDGEFVFTPNLKSLERFVKVRAKELFLELVSYFQPFINKPIKRIVIRNSKTRWGSCNHKKGYINLSLRLIEKPLSAVRYVVLHELTHLLYPHHQKSFYDFIEKIMPDYKKQEQILKA
- a CDS encoding MATE family efflux transporter; its protein translation is MNLSMRKLVVPIFLDMFLHFITLIINTYMVTKVSVHLVGAMGAGNQVMDLFMTIFNFLSIGCSVVVAQALGAKKNDLASNVIHASITSNTLFGIFSAIVIYVFGYNILNLLNVPKELINDSFSYLHILGFALLFDGIGMVLAAVLRVYNLATAVMLTSVLMNVITILGNAISLFGWFNLPNLGLQGVAISTLVGRLVGIFVLAYMLSQKAKVKIYFKKLLVVPFEILKKILSIGLPSAGENLLWMAQYMVAFGFVASMGEASLSVQTIYFQITLLILLCGASISVANEVIVGHLVGASEFNEAYTRTFRALRLGVFITLVVVLIAYALKHQIMDALNLNENLRAIMLPLFTLSIFLEAGRTFNIVIVNALRASGDAKFPLVTGLIFMWGLSLPLGYFLGIYLGWGIIGVWIGFCADEWLRGLANTWRWRSKKWQEKRLV
- a CDS encoding tetratricopeptide repeat protein, translating into MKKMIFISILATCAFAGNFEDGLKAYGSSNFKEALAKFEAGCLANDVKSCVKVGAIYQLGKTALPNPSKALEYYNKACEAGEVEGCSAAGGLYLNTEPQKARELFNKACEKNNGYSCEMVGSILIEAKEFKKAYEFLVKGCELGDKMSCEFAGDLRRSKQL
- a CDS encoding TRAP transporter permease, yielding MNEVKDNEEQFVEVKTREINSNFYNYFIAIVCFSWSVFQLYIAYFPLNTNISRSIHLAFAVGLVFLLYPVTFHKKAHSSLPFYDLVFCVVGVVAVLYPAVYFYELADRIGDYITQDIVISFLTIIVLLEAGRRVMGPALPIICILFLIYDHFGPYMPDIIAHQGASFEKIAGHMFLTTEGIFGVPIGVSVSFIYLFVLFGSLLERAGAGQYFINLAFSLLGKYRGGPAKASVIASGLTGMVSGSSTANVVTVGTFTIPLMKKAGLSRTKAGAIEVAAGVNGQLMPPIMGAAAFIIAEFLGMTYTNVMMAAVIPAFACYLSLFFIVHLESVKLGLKGINQSEFHSRFKIFVSGLHYITPILILLYTLLIAKESAIAAAFNAIGFLFLIMIFQEPVKKLASGEKVGINDVLIGFEDIFWAMVAAAKSMTTIAIATALAGIIVGSISLTGLGQVLSDLVELLAGDNIVMILLLTAMMSLILGMGLPTTANYIVVSSLVAPVILFLAHKNGFLIPAIAVHLFVFYFGILADDTPPVGIAAYAAAGIAKANPITVGVQGFFYDLRTAILPFAFFFNNKLMLIESVNEGDPLDSKGIVWMSNPLEILLVFGMAIVGMFAFSSLLQGYYVTKLRIWERILLIPVVPLALVPNICAKFNLIPNEYTAYIVAAVLYGFVFMTQWGIKDKPLDQIKII